From the genome of Candidatus Defluviilinea proxima:
TGTTCATCGCCTTAGCAATCGTGTCAATGACTTCGTTATAGGTCAGCGCGTGTTTCCCTGCGATGTTGTAACTCTTGCCGATGGTCATGTCCGCTTTTAGGCAACCGAGGATTGCCGCCGCGACATCGTCCACGTAAATGGGCTGTTGTAAATACTTGCCATCTCCGAAAATTGGGACGATCGGAGACAGGCGCATAAACTTGATCAACCTCCACATGTTGCGGTCACGTGGACTGCCATAAATCATCGTCGGGCGCAGGATGGTGTATTTCAATCCGCTCGTTTCGATTGCCAGTTCCGCCGCCACACGGACTTTCTTGCTCGGAGCGTTCAATTGTGTGAAGATGGCGGTCGTGCTGATGAAGACGGCACGCTTGATACCCGCCTCTTTCGCAGCACGGATGATCGAGTCCGCGTGACCGAAGCCGAGTGAGGCGATGTTAACGAGGGCGTCTGTCCCTTGCATGGCGGAGGTCAGTGATTTGGTATCGGACACATCGCCCAACACCCATTCCACATTCAATCCATCCAGCGGAGAACGGTCACTGGAGGCGCGATACAAACAGCGGACATCGAATCCGTTTTTGAGGAGGAGTGGGACGACGCGCGAGCCTGTGAAGCCTGTTGCGCCTGTAACGAATACTTTCATAAATACCTATATTCCCCGTCATTGCGAGCCCGATAGGGCGAAGCAATCTCCTCCATCTTGTGTTGGAGATTGCTTCGTCGGGCTACGCCCTCCTCGCAATGACGGGACATTTATTTAACCAACCTCTCCAACAACTCAAGTGTCTCATTCAATTTATCACGTCGATCCAAATGTTTGACCAGATACTCACGGGCATTGAGTCCCATTTGCTTGACGATATCTACATTCTTTGAAAGGTCAAGGATGGTTTCAGCAAGCTGTTTATCGTCACCAGGCTGAACATACGCCCCACCATAAGAATCCTCGATCAATTTTCGCGAAACACCGTCAATGACGAGGACGGTCGCACGTCCCGCCGCCATGTAATCGAAGACTTTGTTCGGGTATGTGGTACGGAACATGGGAATATCCTGCAGGATGGCGAGGCACACATCCGCGGAGGCGACGACTTGCGGCATCTCTTTTTTCGCTCTCACGCCCGCGAAGATAACATTCGAAAGATTCATCCGTTCCGCTTCGGATTGTAGACGAGTCCGTTCTTTGCCATCGCCAAATATCACAAAACAAATCTTATCTTCATCCTTCAATCGCTCAGCCGCACGCAGGATCGTGTCAATGTCGTTCGCCTGTCCCAGCGCACCTGCATACAACACGACGAACTTATCGTCCACGCCCAACTCTTTACGAATGGACGAACCGTCCATGCTCGGGTTGAACATGTCCACGTCTGTGCCATAGGCGATGTAGGTCACTTTGTTTTCGGGTACACCTTTGCCGATCATATACTCTTTATACGCGGGCGAGTTCACCAAGATATGAGTCGCACGCGCGTACAGGAACATCTCCAGCCAGCGCGCCAGCGCGATCACTATAGGGTTCTTCAACACGCCCATACTCACGCCGAACTCGGGCCACAGGTCACGCACTTCCAATAAAAACGGCTTGCGACGAATCAACGCCACCACCCACGCCGAAACCGCTTGAAAGATCGGCGGCGTCGTGCCCATCACCAAGTCCACATCTTTCACCTGCAACGCGGTCCACACCGAGCTGAACATAAAGCTAAAGAACGAAATGATGCGCCAAAAATAACTGCGATGCAACGCGGGGTAAATATACGAGCGCAACACGCGCACGCCGCCAAAATTCTGCTCGGCAAACACCCCTGTCCGCGCAACCGTGCGCTGACCCGTCTGATAATTCAAGTCACTGGCAACGATGACCAGCTCGTGTCCGCGTGACTGCAAAAATTTCGCCATCTCAAAATGGCGCGTATGCCCCGGCTCATCGGGTGAGACGAAGGCTTGGTTAATTAACAGGATTTTCATCGGGGGAGATTATATAATACCCACGGCCAAAAATTATGCTTTCCGCTTTTTAAAAAAGGGGCAATTTTGAACGGGTACGGTTAGCAATGGGATGTGAATCCGCCTCCAGCTTAAGAGGGAGGCGGATTCTGTTTCGAATGGCATCTTTCTCCCCTACCAACGGTCGAATTTCCCATGTCACCCATCTGGATGACTTTCCAAAGTGAAAGTGACCCTGATAGTTTCTGAGAGTCATACCCCATAGAATTAGCCTTGCAGAAAGGAACTCAACAACATGGAAATCCCAAGACACTGGAGACTGAAAAAACAACGCTACGGGCTGGTCGGCGAGGTCTGTCCGCACTGCGATTACAAGATCTTCCCGCCGCGCGATGTGTGCCCGAACTGCGGCGATGAGGCCAAGGAAC
Proteins encoded in this window:
- a CDS encoding glycosyltransferase family 4 protein — translated: MKILLINQAFVSPDEPGHTRHFEMAKFLQSRGHELVIVASDLNYQTGQRTVARTGVFAEQNFGGVRVLRSYIYPALHRSYFWRIISFFSFMFSSVWTALQVKDVDLVMGTTPPIFQAVSAWVVALIRRKPFLLEVRDLWPEFGVSMGVLKNPIVIALARWLEMFLYARATHILVNSPAYKEYMIGKGVPENKVTYIAYGTDVDMFNPSMDGSSIRKELGVDDKFVVLYAGALGQANDIDTILRAAERLKDEDKICFVIFGDGKERTRLQSEAERMNLSNVIFAGVRAKKEMPQVVASADVCLAILQDIPMFRTTYPNKVFDYMAAGRATVLVIDGVSRKLIEDSYGGAYVQPGDDKQLAETILDLSKNVDIVKQMGLNAREYLVKHLDRRDKLNETLELLERLVK
- a CDS encoding NAD(P)H-binding protein, giving the protein MKVFVTGATGFTGSRVVPLLLKNGFDVRCLYRASSDRSPLDGLNVEWVLGDVSDTKSLTSAMQGTDALVNIASLGFGHADSIIRAAKEAGIKRAVFISTTAIFTQLNAPSKKVRVAAELAIETSGLKYTILRPTMIYGSPRDRNMWRLIKFMRLSPIVPIFGDGKYLQQPIYVDDVAAAILGCLKADMTIGKSYNIAGKHALTYNEVIDTIAKAMNKRVWKLHVPSKPVVGLLKFFEKIRIPFPIKAEQVLRLNENKDFSYAEASRDFGFTPLSFEEGINMECKAL